From one Enterococcus sp. DIV2402 genomic stretch:
- a CDS encoding GNAT family N-acetyltransferase has translation MKIEEVMKVTESHYHLLLDADPSRELVTEYLQRGRLFEACIAKKVVGVLVILPTRPETLEIVNLAVDEHYRGKGIAQRLLKHALVVAKDAQYKTLEVGTGSTGVEQLYLYQKCGFRMTHIDRDFFVRHYTAPIIENGLVLKDMVRLSQDI, from the coding sequence AAAGTAACAGAGTCTCATTATCATTTACTATTAGATGCCGATCCTTCACGTGAATTGGTGACGGAATATCTGCAGCGAGGGAGGTTATTTGAGGCATGCATTGCTAAAAAAGTGGTAGGAGTGCTAGTAATCTTACCTACACGTCCTGAAACGCTCGAAATTGTCAATTTAGCAGTGGATGAACATTACCGAGGGAAAGGAATTGCGCAACGATTATTGAAACATGCCTTAGTTGTGGCAAAAGATGCTCAGTATAAAACCCTTGAAGTAGGTACAGGAAGCACCGGAGTTGAGCAGCTTTATTTATATCAAAAGTGTGGGTTTCGTATGACGCATATTGATCGTGATTTTTTTGTACGGCATTATACAGCACCGATTATTGAAAATGGCTTGGTTCTAAAAGATATGGTGCGCTTATCTCAAGATATCTGA